In Maridesulfovibrio sp., a single genomic region encodes these proteins:
- a CDS encoding adenosylcobinamide-GDP ribazoletransferase: protein MSLLNTKGPIRDFLITLGFMTRIGPVMEIEAADLARTVKWMPLTGAVLGALIALPFYLGLFAGKFWLQAWLTVAASIYLTRGLHFDGIADIADGAGPYPDPERFWKIIKDSRCGVFGVLAAVLAVSGQILGFYYLYSACSYGAVIWVFTLGRLGNAAFGRLALHLARPGQGVLTMKGTDCFSLLCGLATVVIAGMFGVSSSTQILGFLISGAALFFLYRLAVKMKGANGDFLGAALVLTEISALLAFAALN from the coding sequence ATGTCTCTATTAAACACAAAAGGGCCGATCAGAGATTTCCTCATCACGCTGGGCTTCATGACCCGTATCGGCCCGGTCATGGAAATAGAAGCCGCCGACCTTGCACGCACAGTCAAATGGATGCCCCTCACCGGAGCGGTACTAGGAGCACTTATTGCGCTGCCGTTTTATCTGGGTCTGTTTGCCGGTAAATTCTGGCTTCAGGCCTGGCTGACCGTTGCGGCATCGATATACCTCACCCGCGGACTTCACTTTGACGGCATTGCGGATATAGCCGATGGAGCAGGTCCTTATCCCGATCCTGAAAGATTCTGGAAGATCATCAAGGACAGCCGTTGCGGGGTGTTCGGGGTGCTGGCTGCCGTGCTGGCGGTCAGCGGTCAGATTCTGGGTTTTTATTATCTTTATTCCGCCTGTTCGTATGGAGCGGTAATCTGGGTGTTCACTCTTGGCAGACTGGGCAATGCCGCCTTCGGCCGACTGGCCCTGCACCTGGCCAGACCGGGACAGGGAGTGCTGACCATGAAAGGGACCGACTGTTTTTCGCTCCTGTGCGGGCTGGCCACAGTTGTTATTGCCGGAATGTTCGGCGTTTCGTCTTCTACACAGATTCTCGGTTTTCTGATTTCCGGCGCTGCGCTGTTCTTCCTTTACAGGCTGGCCGTAAAAATGAAGGGTGCAAACGGCGATTTTCTCGGTGCCGCACTGGTGCTGACTGAAATTTCCGCACTGCTGGCCTTTGCCGCACTTAACTGA